The Euphorbia lathyris chromosome 8, ddEupLath1.1, whole genome shotgun sequence genome has a window encoding:
- the LOC136203311 gene encoding COP9 signalosome complex subunit 5a-like has product MDPYPSSSSSSIAQKTWELENNIITVDMPPTTTNSAADSSSDAIFYYDDTAQTKFQQDKPWANDPHYFRRVKISALALLKMVVHARSGGNIEVMGLMQGKTDGDAIIVMDAFALPVEGTETRVNAQADAYEYMVEYSQTNKQAGRLENVVGWYHSHPGYGCWLSGIDVSTQMLNQQFQEPFLAVVIDPTRTVSAGKVEIGAFRTYPEGYKPPDDHVSEYQTIPLNKIEDFGVHCKQYYSLDITYFKSSLDCHLLDLLWNKYWVNTLSSSPLLGSGDYVAGQISDLAEKLEQAENQLAHSRFGPLIAPPQRKKEEESQLTKITRDSAKITVEQVHGLMSQVIKDILFNSVRQSTRSRAESSSPEPMVET; this is encoded by the exons ATGGATCCGTACCcttcttcttcgtcatcttcGATAGCTCAGAAAACCTGGGAACTCGAGAACAATATAATCACGGTGGACATGCCACCAACAACGACCAATTCGGCGGCGGATTCCTCGTCGGACGCTATTTTTTACTATGATGACACTGCGCAGACCAAGTTCCAGCAGGATAAACCTTGGGCCAACGATCCCCACTACTTCAGGCGCGTTAAGATTTCCGCACTAGCGCTTCTCAAGATGGTGGTGCACGCTCGGTCCGGTGGGAACATTGAGGTTATGGGACTTATGCAGGGAAAGACTGATGGCGATGCTATCATTGTAATGGACGCTTTTGCCCTTCCTGTGGAGGGGACTGAAACTAGGGTTAATGCTCAGGCGGATGCTTATGAATATATGGTAGAGTATTCCCAGACTAACAAGCAG GCTGGGCGGTTGGAAAATGTAGTTGGATGGTACCATTCTCATCCTGGGTATGGATGCTGGCTTTCGGGTATTGACGTTTCAACTCAAATGCTCAACCAGCAATTTCAAGAGCCCTTTTTGGCAGTTGTTATCGATCCAACAAGGACAGTGTCAGCTGGTAAAGTTGAGATTGGAGCATTTAGGACATACCCGGAAGGATATAAGCCTCCAGATGATCATGTCTCTGAATATCAGACCATTCCTCTTAACAAGATTGAAGATTTTGGTGTGCATTGCAAGCag TATTACTCTTTGGATATCACTTATTTCAAGTCCTCCCTTGATTGCCACCTCTTGGATCTTTTGTGGAACAAATATTGGGTAAATACACTATCATCTTCACCGCTCTTGGGCAGTGGAGACTATGTTGCTGGACAAATTTCTGATTTAG CTGAAAAGCTGGAGCAAGCAGAAAATCAATTAGCTCACTCCCGATTTGGGCCCCTAATAGCACCACCTCAAAGGAAGAAAGAG GAAGAATCACAGCTAACTAAAATTACTCGGGATAGCGCTAAAATAACGGTGGAGCAGGTGCACGGCTTAATGTCACAG GTTATCAAGGACATCCTTTTCAACTCTGTCCGGCAATCTACTCGGTCTCGCGCGGAGAGCTCCAGTCCCGAGCCAATGGTGGAAACCTGA